One genomic region from Cyanobium usitatum str. Tous encodes:
- a CDS encoding sulfotransferase family protein: MATTSTPRIAFQSSLPRSGSTLLSNIVGQNPDFHVTPTSGLLDLLYAARSQFSRGEEFKAQNREEMERAFAGFCRGGLEGYAAALTTRPWLLDKSRGWGMHYAFLNVFYPNPKIVCMLRDPVDIFCSMERNFRKAALQDPGLVNHSEMLNTSLEKRLDHWVASPPVGLAMERLLEILRQRVDQHMLFIRYEDLCRNPRQELDRFYAYLELPSYPGHDFNNVEQITVEDDEVYGVFGDHTIRREVEPQPSRGEKVLGAHLCEWIRQRYGWFYERFDSAPA; the protein is encoded by the coding sequence ATGGCCACCACCAGCACACCGCGGATCGCCTTTCAGTCATCGCTGCCGCGCTCGGGCTCGACACTGCTGAGCAACATCGTGGGGCAAAACCCCGACTTTCATGTGACGCCGACATCAGGGTTGCTGGATCTCCTCTACGCAGCCCGCAGCCAGTTCAGCCGGGGCGAGGAATTCAAAGCGCAAAACCGCGAAGAAATGGAGCGGGCCTTCGCTGGTTTCTGCCGCGGCGGGCTCGAGGGCTATGCCGCTGCGCTCACAACGAGGCCCTGGCTCCTGGATAAGAGCAGAGGCTGGGGTATGCACTACGCGTTTTTGAATGTGTTTTATCCCAACCCAAAAATCGTGTGCATGCTGAGGGATCCAGTCGATATTTTCTGCTCGATGGAACGGAACTTCCGCAAGGCTGCATTGCAGGACCCAGGTCTGGTGAACCACAGCGAGATGCTGAACACCAGCCTGGAGAAACGTCTGGATCACTGGGTGGCTTCACCGCCGGTGGGCTTGGCCATGGAGCGCTTGCTGGAGATCCTGCGCCAAAGGGTCGATCAGCACATGCTGTTCATTCGCTACGAAGATCTCTGCCGCAATCCGCGGCAGGAGCTGGATCGTTTCTACGCCTATCTGGAGCTGCCTTCATACCCCGGGCACGACTTCAACAATGTGGAGCAGATCACGGTGGAAGACGATGAGGTGTATGGCGTGTTCGGCGATCACACGATCCGGCGCGAGGTGGAGCCCCAACCGAGCCGTGGAGAGAAGGTGTTGGGCGCGCACCTCTGCGAGTGGATCCGGCAACGGTATGGCTGGTTTTATGAGCGGTTTGACTCTGCACCAGCATGA
- a CDS encoding HEPN domain-containing protein has translation MTTRVQAWLRQAESDLAVGKLTEAEGFHSQACYHYSQAAENALKGILISLGVLPPYSHSLDQLVKEIEQQGINTNSLGDVHLKALSRMKSETRYPQDDEAPVDRFDARDSAQARTTTEQVLTFVKSILALE, from the coding sequence ATGACAACGCGCGTTCAGGCCTGGTTACGACAAGCAGAAAGCGACCTCGCGGTGGGCAAGCTCACTGAAGCGGAAGGATTTCACAGCCAAGCCTGCTACCACTACAGCCAAGCAGCAGAAAATGCTCTGAAAGGGATCTTGATTTCTCTTGGCGTCTTACCGCCATACAGCCATTCACTAGATCAACTCGTCAAAGAGATTGAGCAGCAGGGGATCAACACTAACTCTCTGGGAGATGTCCATCTGAAGGCTCTCAGCAGGATGAAGAGCGAAACCCGTTATCCACAAGACGACGAAGCTCCAGTGGACAGATTTGACGCAAGAGATTCCGCGCAGGCGAGAACAACAACAGAGCAAGTGCTTACATTCGTGAAATCAATCCTTGCCCTAGAATGA
- a CDS encoding nucleotidyltransferase family protein, whose product MALPAPTSNSLAELRKHKLEQRLAELQQKAEHLVVQHRGSSLWLFGSLARGDWDAYSDVDMLAIAATPADAETLADAVLSHQLADDVLALSTSDWDRLRCSQDPYWQAIDRDVRILAKG is encoded by the coding sequence ATGGCACTCCCGGCACCCACCTCAAACTCGCTGGCAGAGCTTCGGAAGCACAAGCTTGAACAGCGCCTTGCGGAACTGCAGCAGAAAGCGGAACACCTGGTCGTTCAACACCGGGGAAGCAGCCTGTGGCTGTTTGGCTCCCTAGCGAGGGGAGACTGGGATGCGTACTCCGATGTCGACATGCTCGCCATCGCAGCCACTCCTGCTGATGCCGAAACCTTGGCCGATGCAGTGTTGAGCCATCAACTTGCCGACGATGTGCTGGCTCTCAGCACATCGGATTGGGATCGTCTTCGCTGCAGCCAGGATCCCTATTGGCAAGCGATCGACCGTGATGTCCGAATCCTGGCGAAAGGATGA
- the psbC gene encoding photosystem II reaction center protein CP43, with amino-acid sequence METPFNSNLVVGGKDLDSTGYAWWAGNARLINLSGRLLGAHVAHAGLMVFWAGAMMLFEVSHFTFDKPMYEQGLILFPHVATLGYGVGPGGEVTDLYPFFVVGVLHLISSAVLGLGGLYHALRGPEVLENYSTFFSQDWRDKNQMTNIIGYHLILLGVGALLLVFKAMFFGGVYDTWAPGGGDVRIITNPTLSPGVIFGYLTRAPFGGEGWIIGVNSMEDIIGGHIWIGLICIFGGIWHAITKPFGWVRRAFIWNGEAYLSYSLGALSFMSFIASAYIWFNNTAYPSEFYGPTNAESSQAQSFTFLVRDQRLGANIGSAMGPTGLGKYLMRSPTGEIIFGGETMRFWDFRGPWLEPLRGPNGLSLDKLQNDIQPWQVRRAAEYMTHAPNASLNSVGGIITEPNSVNFVNIRQWLASTQFVLAFFFLVGHLWHAGRARAAAAGFEKGIDRQAEPTLAMPDLD; translated from the coding sequence GTGGAAACGCCCTTTAATTCCAATCTGGTGGTCGGGGGCAAAGACCTCGACTCCACCGGCTATGCCTGGTGGGCCGGTAATGCCCGCCTGATCAACCTCTCCGGTCGCCTACTCGGCGCCCACGTCGCCCACGCAGGCCTGATGGTCTTCTGGGCTGGGGCCATGATGCTTTTTGAGGTGAGTCACTTCACCTTCGACAAGCCCATGTACGAGCAGGGTCTAATCCTGTTCCCCCACGTAGCCACCCTGGGTTACGGCGTTGGTCCTGGCGGTGAGGTCACCGATCTCTATCCGTTCTTTGTCGTTGGTGTGCTGCACCTGATCAGCTCGGCCGTGCTCGGCCTTGGTGGTCTGTATCACGCCCTGCGTGGTCCTGAAGTGCTGGAGAACTACTCCACGTTCTTCTCCCAGGATTGGCGCGACAAGAATCAGATGACCAATATCATTGGTTACCACCTGATTCTTCTCGGCGTCGGCGCCCTGCTGCTGGTCTTCAAGGCCATGTTCTTCGGCGGTGTTTATGACACCTGGGCACCGGGCGGTGGCGATGTGCGCATCATCACCAACCCAACCCTCAGCCCCGGCGTGATCTTCGGTTATCTCACCCGCGCACCCTTCGGTGGCGAGGGCTGGATCATCGGGGTCAACTCGATGGAAGACATCATTGGAGGTCACATCTGGATCGGCCTGATCTGCATCTTCGGAGGCATCTGGCACGCAATCACCAAGCCCTTCGGCTGGGTGCGCCGTGCCTTCATCTGGAACGGTGAGGCCTACTTGAGCTACAGCCTCGGCGCCCTGAGCTTTATGAGCTTCATCGCCTCGGCTTACATCTGGTTCAACAACACCGCCTATCCCTCCGAGTTCTACGGCCCCACCAACGCCGAGTCCTCCCAGGCCCAGAGCTTCACCTTCTTGGTGCGTGACCAGCGCCTCGGCGCCAACATCGGTTCGGCCATGGGCCCAACCGGGCTTGGTAAGTACCTGATGCGCTCGCCCACCGGCGAGATCATCTTCGGTGGTGAGACCATGCGCTTCTGGGACTTCCGCGGACCCTGGCTGGAGCCCCTACGCGGCCCCAACGGCTTGAGCCTCGACAAGCTCCAGAATGATATTCAGCCCTGGCAAGTGCGCCGCGCGGCTGAATACATGACCCACGCTCCTAACGCCTCCCTGAACTCCGTTGGCGGCATCATCACCGAGCCCAACTCGGTGAACTTCGTGAACATCCGCCAATGGCTGGCGTCCACGCAGTTTGTGCTCGCCTTCTTCTTCCTGGTGGGCCACCTCTGGCACGCAGGCCGCGCCCGCGCCGCCGCTGCCGGTTTCGAGAAGGGCATCGACCGTCAGGCCGAGCCCACCCTGGCCATGCCTGATCTCGACTGA
- the psbD gene encoding photosystem II D2 protein (photosystem q(a) protein) translates to MTIAVGRAPAARGWFDVLDDWLKRDRFVFVGWSGLLLFPTAYLALGGWLTGTTFVTSWYTHGIASSYLEGCNFLTAAVSTPADAMGHSLLLLWGPEAQGDFVRWCQLGGLWPFVALHGAFALIGFMLRQFEIARLVGIRPYNAIAFSGPIAVFVSVFLMYPLGQSSWFFAPSFGVAAIFRFLLFLQGFHNWTLNPFHMMGVAGILGGALLCAIHGATVENTLFEDSDQSNTFKAFEPTQEEETYSMVTANRFWSQIFGIAFSNKRWLHFFMLFVPVMGLWTSSIGIIGLALNLRAYDFVSQEIRAAEDPEFETFYTKNILLNEGLRAWMAPADQPHENFVFPEEVLPRGNAL, encoded by the coding sequence ATGACGATCGCTGTAGGGCGCGCGCCAGCAGCACGAGGATGGTTCGACGTCCTCGATGACTGGCTCAAGCGCGACCGCTTCGTATTTGTGGGGTGGTCTGGTCTGCTCCTGTTCCCCACGGCCTATTTGGCCTTGGGTGGCTGGCTCACCGGCACCACCTTTGTCACTTCCTGGTACACCCACGGAATCGCCAGCTCCTACCTAGAGGGCTGCAACTTCCTCACCGCCGCCGTCAGCACCCCTGCTGATGCCATGGGTCACAGCTTGCTGTTGCTCTGGGGCCCAGAAGCCCAAGGCGACTTTGTGCGCTGGTGTCAGCTCGGTGGCCTCTGGCCCTTCGTTGCCCTGCACGGCGCCTTCGCCCTGATCGGCTTCATGCTGCGTCAGTTCGAGATTGCCCGCTTGGTGGGCATCCGTCCTTACAACGCCATCGCCTTCTCAGGCCCGATTGCGGTGTTCGTCAGTGTTTTCCTGATGTACCCCCTCGGCCAGAGCAGCTGGTTCTTTGCTCCCTCCTTTGGTGTGGCGGCAATCTTCCGCTTCCTGCTCTTCCTGCAGGGCTTCCACAACTGGACGCTCAACCCCTTCCACATGATGGGAGTGGCCGGCATCCTCGGCGGTGCTCTGCTGTGCGCCATCCACGGCGCCACGGTGGAGAACACCCTGTTTGAGGACTCGGATCAGTCGAACACCTTCAAGGCGTTCGAGCCCACCCAGGAAGAGGAGACCTATTCGATGGTCACCGCCAACCGCTTCTGGAGCCAGATCTTCGGGATCGCCTTCTCCAACAAGCGCTGGCTGCACTTCTTCATGCTGTTTGTGCCGGTGATGGGTCTTTGGACCAGCAGCATCGGCATCATCGGCCTGGCCCTCAACCTGCGCGCCTATGACTTCGTGTCCCAGGAGATCCGCGCCGCTGAGGACCCTGAATTTGAAACCTTCTACACCAAGAACATCTTGCTGAATGAAGGTCTGCGTGCCTGGATGGCACCGGCTGACCAGCCGCATGAAAACTTCGTCTTCCCTGAAGAGGTTCTGCCCCGTGGAAACGCCCTTTAA
- a CDS encoding photosystem I assembly protein Ycf4, translating to MASPQAPAPLLELPVLGSRRLSNVLVALVVTTGGIGFLLTSVSSYLGTDLLPIGHPAELAWLPQGLVMGLYGLAAMALCAYLWVVIGIDVGAGSNRFDRDAGVATISRRGFRQAITVDIPLREIQAVKVEVRDGLNPRRRLALKVQGRRDMPLTRVGEPMPLADLELSGAQLARFLGVPLEGV from the coding sequence ATGGCCTCCCCCCAGGCTCCTGCCCCCTTGCTTGAGCTGCCGGTGCTGGGCTCAAGGCGCCTTTCCAATGTGTTGGTTGCCCTGGTGGTGACCACGGGCGGGATCGGCTTCCTGCTCACCAGTGTCTCCAGCTATCTCGGCACCGACCTGCTGCCGATCGGCCACCCCGCCGAGCTGGCTTGGCTGCCCCAGGGTTTGGTGATGGGGCTCTACGGGCTTGCCGCCATGGCGCTTTGTGCCTACCTCTGGGTTGTGATCGGCATCGACGTTGGCGCCGGTAGCAACCGCTTTGATCGGGATGCTGGTGTTGCCACTATTAGTCGCCGCGGCTTTCGCCAGGCGATCACGGTGGATATCCCTTTACGGGAGATTCAGGCTGTGAAGGTGGAGGTGCGAGATGGCCTTAATCCTCGGCGTCGCCTAGCCCTCAAGGTGCAGGGCAGGCGGGATATGCCCTTGACCAGGGTTGGCGAGCCCATGCCCCTGGCCGATCTGGAATTGTCTGGCGCCCAGCTTGCCCGCTTTTTGGGCGTGCCCCTGGAGGGGGTTTGA
- a CDS encoding peptidylprolyl isomerase has product MTGNWWSRLLLGGLLLLAPLSLVACAADGGSSPVGCSTASTPCLSGTATVALQTSKGEVQLQLDGAAAPLTAGNFVDLVKRGVYNGTAFHRVVREPVPFVVQGGDPTSADPKVPASQHGLGSFVDPATGIPRLIPLEIKRSDEAEPRYGEPMTAPGATRQLALAHQRGAVAMARSADPNSASAQFYVALQALPELDGRYAVFGRVSKGMEVVDQIRQGDKIVKATLVSGGTLVQGKP; this is encoded by the coding sequence ATGACTGGCAACTGGTGGAGTCGCTTGCTGCTGGGCGGTTTGTTGCTGCTAGCGCCCCTATCCCTGGTCGCCTGCGCGGCTGATGGGGGCAGCAGCCCCGTGGGTTGCAGCACTGCCAGCACCCCCTGCCTCAGCGGTACGGCCACCGTCGCCCTGCAGACCAGCAAGGGTGAGGTGCAGCTGCAGCTAGATGGCGCTGCTGCGCCACTGACGGCGGGCAATTTCGTTGATCTCGTTAAGCGTGGCGTCTACAACGGCACCGCATTTCATCGAGTTGTGCGCGAGCCGGTGCCTTTTGTGGTGCAGGGCGGCGACCCCACCAGCGCCGATCCAAAGGTGCCAGCCAGCCAGCACGGCCTGGGCAGTTTTGTCGATCCAGCCACGGGGATACCTCGGCTGATTCCCCTGGAGATCAAGCGCAGCGACGAAGCAGAGCCTCGCTACGGCGAGCCTATGACTGCCCCAGGAGCTACCCGCCAACTGGCTTTGGCCCATCAACGCGGAGCTGTTGCCATGGCCCGTTCCGCCGATCCCAACTCCGCCAGCGCCCAGTTCTACGTAGCCCTGCAGGCCCTGCCAGAACTGGATGGACGCTACGCCGTCTTCGGCAGGGTGAGCAAGGGCATGGAGGTGGTCGACCAGATCCGCCAGGGCGACAAGATCGTTAAGGCCACGCTGGTGTCGGGCGGAACTTTGGTGCAGGGCAAGCCCTAA
- the ilvN gene encoding acetolactate synthase small subunit gives MKHTLSVLVEDESGALSRISGLFARRGFNIESLAVGPAEKAGISRLTMVVAGDDHTLEQMTKQLDKLINVLGVIDLSHIPAVERELMLLKVSAPAETRSAILDLVQVFRANVVDVADDALTLEVVGDPGKLVALEQVMEGYGILEIARTGKVALERASGVNTAFLKVTASSKRVPA, from the coding sequence ATGAAACACACCCTTTCGGTGTTGGTGGAAGACGAATCCGGTGCCCTCAGCCGAATCTCCGGCCTATTCGCCCGCCGCGGCTTCAACATTGAAAGCCTGGCGGTGGGTCCCGCTGAAAAAGCGGGCATTTCCAGGCTCACCATGGTGGTCGCAGGCGACGATCACACCCTCGAGCAGATGACAAAGCAGCTCGACAAGCTGATCAACGTGCTGGGGGTGATTGATCTATCCCACATACCTGCCGTGGAGCGGGAACTGATGCTGCTGAAGGTGTCGGCTCCCGCCGAAACCCGCAGCGCCATCTTGGATCTGGTGCAGGTGTTCCGCGCCAATGTGGTCGACGTGGCCGATGACGCCCTGACCCTTGAGGTGGTGGGCGATCCGGGCAAGCTCGTCGCCCTCGAACAAGTGATGGAGGGCTACGGCATCCTTGAAATCGCCCGCACCGGCAAGGTGGCCTTGGAGCGGGCTTCGGGCGTCAACACGGCTTTCCTGAAGGTCACCGCATCCAGCAAGCGGGTACCCGCTTAG
- a CDS encoding alpha/beta fold hydrolase, which yields MAATVQPAPPPAADGSSGAEWGIHADWLWRGERCHWRVLGEEHAPALVLVHGFAAGSGHWRRNAAVLAAAGWRVYGIDLIGFGASSQPCLRLDNRLWARQLQAFLEQVVQGPAVLVGHSLGGLVALSCAVFFPQLVRAVVAAPLPDPTLLLADSSSPPRRRPWQRRLQRWLVTLLCRLLPLELLVPLIAHSPLLDLGIQSAYSEAVIGDRDLHRLIARPARRPGAVRALRAMSIAMALRPHGATAPALLRRLGRPLLLIWGQRDRLVPVQVAQQVRRLRPELPLTVLPNSGHCPHDEHADAFNAALLQWLDQLPAAETLAGPGR from the coding sequence GTGGCTGCAACAGTCCAGCCTGCACCTCCACCCGCGGCGGACGGCAGCTCAGGGGCGGAGTGGGGCATACACGCCGATTGGCTCTGGCGAGGTGAGCGCTGCCACTGGCGGGTGCTGGGTGAAGAACATGCCCCGGCCCTGGTGCTTGTGCATGGCTTCGCCGCCGGCAGCGGCCACTGGCGCCGCAATGCTGCGGTGCTTGCTGCAGCCGGCTGGCGGGTTTACGGCATTGATCTAATCGGCTTCGGCGCCTCAAGCCAACCGTGCCTACGACTGGACAACCGCCTCTGGGCCAGGCAGCTGCAGGCCTTTCTCGAGCAGGTGGTGCAGGGGCCAGCCGTGCTGGTGGGCCATTCCCTCGGCGGCCTGGTGGCCCTCAGCTGCGCCGTGTTTTTTCCCCAGCTGGTGCGAGCTGTTGTGGCAGCCCCCCTACCCGACCCAACCTTGCTGCTGGCTGACAGCAGCAGCCCACCCCGCCGCCGGCCCTGGCAACGCCGGCTGCAGCGCTGGCTCGTGACCCTGCTCTGCCGGCTGCTCCCCCTGGAGCTACTGGTGCCCCTGATTGCCCACTCGCCCCTGCTGGATTTAGGCATTCAGTCGGCCTACAGCGAAGCGGTGATCGGCGACAGGGACCTGCACCGGCTGATTGCCAGGCCAGCCCGGCGGCCTGGAGCGGTGCGGGCCCTGCGGGCGATGAGCATCGCCATGGCCCTGCGGCCCCACGGGGCCACCGCCCCAGCCCTGCTGCGAAGGCTGGGGCGTCCCTTGCTTTTGATCTGGGGGCAGCGCGACCGACTGGTGCCCGTTCAGGTGGCCCAGCAGGTGCGGCGGCTGCGGCCCGAGCTACCCCTAACGGTGCTGCCTAACAGTGGCCACTGTCCCCATGACGAACATGCCGACGCCTTTAATGCCGCCTTACTTCAATGGCTTGACCAATTGCCAGCCGCCGAGACCCTTGCTGGGCCTGGGCGGTAA
- a CDS encoding N2,N2-dimethylguanosine tRNA methyltransferase, with protein MPHSAPELPSAAGGGAGWTVAATVDLLSQHTDAHYCEGRARLLPGAGFFRPESRPSRDLGVLLARTLAARGPLRVLDAMAGCGIRALRYGLEAGAEAVWANDADPDRLPLLRENLASLAGLRCSALTAQHLLAACLQRQERFELLDLDGFGCPTALLPLALEAVSFGGVLYLASTDGRSPTGHDRPAAIRLLGAAARAHPASWELALRLQLGSVARAAWALGRGIEPLFSFSEGRTFRSAVRLRRRSEPGEEQHLGMLAHCHGCGDQQVQQLIRLRQWQPCHCPAGESAPLAISGPLWIGPLQQPELLAEMQMFAEVDPGASLSAEGARLLARLLADRGMPARCWPLAEIARRLKGGAPPLLSLVAALRAGGWSAQVSGVMPGQLRSDATWGEILQTAAQLVGMATGTAK; from the coding sequence ATGCCCCACTCCGCCCCTGAGCTGCCGTCCGCCGCGGGTGGAGGTGCAGGCTGGACTGTTGCAGCCACGGTTGATCTCCTGAGCCAGCACACCGATGCTCACTATTGCGAAGGACGGGCCCGCCTGTTGCCCGGCGCCGGTTTTTTTAGGCCGGAGTCGCGTCCTTCACGGGATCTGGGGGTGCTGCTCGCCCGCACGCTGGCGGCCCGCGGCCCCTTGAGGGTGCTCGATGCCATGGCCGGCTGCGGCATCCGGGCCTTGCGCTATGGCCTGGAGGCTGGAGCCGAGGCGGTGTGGGCTAACGACGCTGATCCGGATCGGCTGCCTTTGCTGCGTGAAAACCTGGCATCTCTGGCGGGTTTGCGTTGCAGCGCCCTTACTGCCCAGCACCTGCTGGCAGCTTGCCTGCAGCGCCAGGAGCGTTTTGAGCTCCTAGACCTGGATGGCTTTGGCTGCCCCACGGCCCTGCTGCCCCTAGCTCTGGAGGCGGTGTCCTTTGGTGGTGTGCTTTACCTAGCCAGCACCGATGGCCGCTCCCCCACCGGCCACGACCGCCCGGCTGCGATTCGGCTGCTGGGGGCGGCGGCCCGGGCCCATCCCGCCAGCTGGGAGCTGGCCCTGCGCCTGCAACTTGGCAGCGTGGCTAGAGCGGCCTGGGCGCTGGGCCGGGGTATCGAGCCCCTATTTAGCTTCAGTGAAGGGCGCACCTTTCGCAGCGCGGTGCGCCTGCGCCGCCGCAGCGAGCCAGGGGAGGAGCAGCACTTGGGCATGCTGGCCCACTGCCATGGCTGCGGCGATCAGCAGGTGCAGCAATTGATTCGCTTGCGTCAGTGGCAGCCCTGTCATTGCCCTGCCGGCGAGAGTGCCCCGCTGGCGATCAGCGGTCCTCTCTGGATCGGCCCGCTGCAGCAGCCTGAGCTGCTGGCAGAAATGCAGATGTTCGCCGAGGTTGATCCAGGGGCAAGCCTCAGTGCGGAGGGGGCTCGCCTGCTTGCCCGTCTGCTTGCTGATAGGGGAATGCCGGCCCGCTGCTGGCCGCTGGCGGAAATCGCGCGCCGCCTCAAAGGGGGGGCGCCACCGTTGCTCAGTCTGGTGGCGGCCCTGCGGGCGGGGGGCTGGTCGGCCCAGGTCAGTGGGGTGATGCCGGGTCAGCTGCGCAGCGATGCAACCTGGGGCGAGATCCTGCAGACCGCCGCTCAGTTGGTTGGAATGGCCACCGGCACTGCTAAATAG
- the petM gene encoding cytochrome b6-f complex subunit PetM gives MAAEIFGTAALFWILIPVGLAGGALLLKLADND, from the coding sequence ATGGCTGCTGAAATTTTCGGTACCGCAGCTTTGTTTTGGATATTGATCCCAGTTGGTCTTGCCGGCGGTGCCCTGCTGTTGAAGCTGGCCGACAACGACTGA
- a CDS encoding NAD(P)H-binding protein, producing MQVLVVGGTGTLGRQVARRALDAGHQVRCMVRSPRKAAFLQEWGCELTRGDLLEPESLAYALEGQDAVIDAATARATDSASAYDIDWKGNQNLFSACQAASLKRLVFVSLLDAHQHRDVPLMDIKACAEDWLMASDFEYTILRGVAFMQGVISQFAIPVLESQTVWVSGSPTPIAYMNTQDMARFAVAALERDQTIRQAFPVVGPRAWTTSEITQLCERFTGKEARTFRVPPALLGLMRSVTGFFEASLNVAERLAFEAVTGGGSALDAPMEASYEAFGLDPAETTGLEAYLKEYYDTILRRLREMETDLDKEAKKKLPF from the coding sequence ATGCAGGTTTTGGTGGTTGGCGGAACGGGCACCCTGGGCCGGCAAGTTGCCCGCCGTGCCCTCGATGCAGGCCATCAGGTGCGCTGCATGGTGCGCTCACCCCGTAAGGCTGCTTTCTTGCAGGAATGGGGCTGCGAGCTCACCCGCGGCGACCTGCTTGAGCCTGAAAGCCTCGCCTATGCCCTGGAAGGTCAGGACGCAGTAATAGATGCGGCTACCGCCCGCGCCACGGATTCCGCCAGCGCCTACGACATCGACTGGAAAGGCAACCAGAATTTATTCTCCGCCTGCCAGGCCGCTTCGCTGAAGCGTTTGGTGTTTGTGTCCCTGCTAGATGCGCACCAGCACCGCGACGTGCCCTTGATGGACATCAAGGCCTGCGCCGAAGACTGGCTGATGGCTTCGGATTTTGAATACACAATCCTGCGCGGCGTTGCCTTCATGCAGGGGGTTATCAGTCAGTTTGCGATTCCCGTGCTGGAAAGCCAGACGGTTTGGGTGAGTGGCTCGCCCACCCCAATCGCCTACATGAACACCCAGGACATGGCCCGCTTTGCCGTAGCGGCTCTGGAGCGAGACCAAACCATTCGCCAAGCTTTTCCAGTAGTAGGTCCCCGGGCCTGGACCACTAGTGAAATCACCCAGCTCTGTGAGCGGTTCACGGGTAAAGAAGCCCGCACTTTTCGGGTGCCGCCTGCCTTGCTGGGCTTGATGCGCTCTGTGACCGGCTTCTTTGAGGCCAGCCTCAACGTGGCCGAGCGGCTGGCTTTTGAAGCGGTCACCGGTGGCGGCTCAGCTCTCGATGCACCAATGGAGGCCAGCTACGAGGCCTTCGGGCTAGATCCGGCTGAAACCACCGGCCTGGAGGCCTACCTCAAGGAGTACTACGACACGATCCTGCGCCGCCTGCGCGAGATGGAGACTGACCTCGATAAGGAAGCCAAGAAGAAGCTGCCCTTCTAA
- a CDS encoding pseudouridine synthase, producing the protein MTTLLFHKPYGVLSQFTPEAGCDWGCLAEFIPIPQVYAAGRLDADSEGLLLLTSNGRLQQRLTDPRFGHWRRYLVQVEGEAAAHPEALELLRSGLLIQGQRTLPARAQPISDPGLPERTPPIRQRAAIPTSWLQLELQEGRNRQVRRMTAAVNLPTLRLLRVAIDLMDGAAPLELNGLAAGQWREVDGAESQRLEQLLKPSRAIEKISPGRGGRAGGGKSGRGAGGG; encoded by the coding sequence CTGACCACCCTTCTTTTCCATAAGCCCTACGGGGTTTTAAGTCAGTTCACGCCAGAAGCCGGCTGCGACTGGGGTTGCTTGGCGGAGTTCATCCCGATTCCGCAGGTTTATGCGGCCGGCAGGCTCGATGCCGACAGCGAGGGATTGCTGCTGCTCACCAGCAATGGCCGCCTGCAGCAGCGACTCACCGACCCCCGCTTTGGCCACTGGCGCCGCTATTTGGTGCAGGTTGAAGGAGAGGCAGCTGCCCACCCGGAGGCCTTGGAGCTGCTGCGCAGCGGCCTTTTAATTCAGGGGCAGCGCACTCTGCCGGCTCGAGCCCAGCCGATCAGCGATCCAGGCCTGCCAGAGCGCACCCCGCCGATCCGTCAGCGGGCCGCCATTCCCACCAGCTGGCTGCAACTGGAGCTGCAGGAAGGCCGCAACCGTCAGGTGCGTCGCATGACGGCCGCCGTAAATCTGCCCACCCTGAGGCTGCTGCGGGTCGCCATCGACCTGATGGACGGAGCTGCCCCGCTCGAGCTCAATGGTCTGGCAGCGGGGCAATGGCGCGAGGTGGACGGAGCCGAAAGCCAGCGCCTCGAGCAGCTGCTTAAGCCTTCGCGGGCCATAGAAAAAATCTCACCTGGTCGGGGCGGCCGGGCCGGCGGCGGGAAATCAGGGCGGGGCGCAGGGGGCGGATAG
- the infA gene encoding translation initiation factor IF-1: protein MIETSGVIEKEQGNGFYLVTLEQPAGHQCLCRAAGKLTKFRIKLLAGDKVLVEISPYDLTRGRITYRERNAAAGPRPGGNRPGGPRRR, encoded by the coding sequence ATGATCGAGACCTCCGGTGTGATTGAAAAAGAACAGGGAAACGGGTTTTACCTGGTGACCCTGGAGCAGCCGGCTGGTCACCAATGTCTCTGCCGGGCGGCAGGCAAGCTGACCAAATTCAGAATCAAGCTGCTGGCGGGCGACAAGGTGCTGGTTGAGATCAGCCCCTACGACCTCACCCGCGGCCGCATCACCTACCGGGAGCGCAATGCGGCTGCCGGCCCCCGTCCCGGCGGCAACCGCCCTGGTGGGCCTAGGAGGCGTTAA